From one Tautonia marina genomic stretch:
- a CDS encoding sigma-70 family RNA polymerase sigma factor, which translates to MNDVTRVLSAIDSGDPKAAEQLLPLVYDELRRLAVQRLARERPGQTLQATALVHEAYVRLVGDQDSGWNSRGHFFAAAAEAMRRVLVNRARDKQRLKRGGDRDRIEFEESLVADETKILDILALDEALEGLAREEPDCAELVKLRFFAGLTQEEAAAALGVTRRTANRYWAFARAWLRRALGEAEGPTG; encoded by the coding sequence ATGAACGATGTGACGCGTGTCCTTTCGGCGATCGATTCGGGTGATCCGAAGGCGGCCGAGCAACTCCTGCCGCTCGTCTATGACGAGTTGCGTCGACTCGCGGTCCAGCGTCTGGCCCGGGAGCGGCCCGGCCAGACCCTCCAGGCCACGGCCCTCGTCCACGAGGCCTATGTGCGCCTCGTCGGCGACCAAGACTCCGGCTGGAACAGCCGCGGCCACTTCTTCGCCGCCGCGGCCGAGGCCATGCGCCGTGTTTTGGTCAACCGTGCCCGGGACAAGCAGCGGTTGAAGCGAGGGGGAGATCGGGATCGGATCGAGTTTGAAGAGTCCCTGGTCGCCGATGAGACCAAGATCCTGGACATCCTCGCCCTTGATGAGGCCCTCGAGGGGCTCGCCCGCGAGGAGCCCGACTGCGCCGAGCTGGTCAAGCTCCGCTTCTTCGCCGGACTGACCCAGGAGGAGGCGGCCGCCGCCCTCGGCGTGACGCGTCGGACAGCCAACCGATACTGGGCATTTGCTCGCGCCTGGCTGCGACGTGCCCTGGGCGAGGCCGAGGGACCGACTGGTTGA
- a CDS encoding protein kinase domain-containing protein, protein MHAPGPAPRLLEIFSEALELTSAEERAAYLDRVCGADRALRDRVEGLLGAHIEGDDFLEVPALDPTDYGPSGDRTLCEAPGSRIGHYTLLEAIGEGGMGTVFMAEQREPVRRRVALKVIKPGMDSKQVVARFEAERQALALMDHPNIARVHDAGTTESGRPYFVMELVKGLPITDYCERHRLSLDDRLELFIQVCRAVQHAHLKGVIHRDLKPSNILVTVVDGVALPKVIDFGIAKATGETLTDRTLFTGFHEFVGTPLYMSPEQAELSGVDVDTRSDVYSLGVLLYELLTGTTPFDRETLRTAPLVDLRRIIREHEPPTPSTRLSTQGATTSPTAPAVRQTELRRRCQAVRGELDWIVMKALEKDRRRRYESAGALADDVRRHLDGEAVEACPPSALYQFGKFAHRHRAALATVLVAALLLTVGAIGSAIAAYHFNRLASSETRARLAAVEAGRRADRDAAEAELARSLADHRATEAQAVVDFLVIEMLASAAPEQNQGEEVTVADVLERAADRVGEQFADQPLIEASIRHTLGVTYASLGRYAEAEAHMTRAVALRREFLGVEHASTISSSFYLAWIYKVTGRIATAVGSCEELLALSRRILGDEDEVTLYGMDVLADLYFVLRRFDRMKDLHAEALEIKQRTLGPEDPSTLVSMESLAKALAWLGNHQEAMPLFETVIAAYRRTRPNHPHMETALEDLGDSLARQGRGEEAAAVYGEAVSLALRLLGYEPEPSRRIVDKYLGICLDDEARREFLGEQVARARHEAGPGSPECLHWTGMLARHHLGRGELDEAQAFFEQLLPGLRSRYGPGDRDTVATLDALASIARLRGDAACHRQLLGEAFEAEQAIGPGRPETVRAADRLARVMAEDGEEDEAIGLLDRVEADCEATLGLADPTTLEAIRRLVSFLDHHDRADEALALAESTRGRVLAEPGPDPRRGLEWTAFLARMRRDRGDLEGALALTRRLVDDRRRTLGPDDPETFYATLDIAELLGELDRQPEREALLESLVEASMNMYTPGDWRVQVATLEFLTHCIGQGKVEEARAFVDERLGPPGPEARRSWNDLASLLHLHGHWEPAVEILDEVFADAADREESASASWPGPSEQQLIRASILRRRFGQSPGPGGTSRPPAVPLTIEAPYRAESPVADGMIRPGEYGPAVEWTVETNANPGRMVRWLDASPRTRDDLSASVMAAYSDRSLFLGVRVFDSALDIDPTSDWPHFNDSVEVYLDGDRAANDLIWNAPAFGTREGFRIASDPAGNRLTTSRLLTNDDWNCRAVLTGDGYVIEFEIPLEMIDTRDGPGFEPAGPGAFLLMNLAINDNDQPVDANQSQAVLWADDPSVSPYTGGEDTWPVGLHLMP, encoded by the coding sequence ATGCACGCCCCCGGACCGGCTCCGAGGCTGTTGGAGATCTTCAGCGAGGCCCTCGAGCTGACCTCGGCGGAGGAGCGTGCAGCCTATCTAGACCGCGTCTGCGGAGCCGACCGGGCGCTGCGGGATCGCGTCGAGGGACTGCTTGGTGCTCACATCGAGGGTGATGACTTCCTCGAGGTGCCCGCACTGGACCCGACTGACTACGGGCCGTCGGGCGACCGGACCTTGTGCGAGGCCCCGGGCTCCAGGATCGGCCACTACACGCTGCTCGAGGCCATCGGCGAGGGTGGCATGGGCACCGTCTTCATGGCCGAGCAGCGCGAGCCCGTCCGGCGACGGGTCGCCCTGAAGGTGATCAAGCCGGGGATGGACAGCAAGCAGGTGGTCGCGCGCTTCGAGGCCGAGCGCCAGGCCCTGGCCCTGATGGACCATCCCAACATCGCCAGGGTCCATGACGCGGGGACCACCGAGTCGGGGCGGCCCTACTTCGTGATGGAACTGGTCAAGGGGCTCCCGATCACCGACTATTGCGAGCGGCACCGGCTGTCGCTGGACGACCGGCTGGAGCTGTTCATTCAGGTTTGCCGGGCGGTGCAGCACGCGCACCTGAAGGGGGTGATCCACCGCGACCTGAAGCCGTCGAACATCCTCGTCACCGTGGTCGACGGCGTCGCGCTGCCCAAGGTCATCGACTTCGGCATCGCCAAGGCGACCGGCGAGACGCTGACCGACCGGACCCTCTTCACCGGCTTCCACGAGTTCGTGGGCACGCCGCTGTACATGAGCCCCGAGCAGGCGGAGCTCTCGGGGGTGGACGTCGACACGCGCAGCGACGTCTACAGCCTCGGCGTGCTGCTCTACGAGCTGCTGACCGGGACCACCCCGTTCGACCGCGAGACGCTGCGTACGGCGCCGCTTGTCGACCTTCGCCGGATCATCCGCGAGCACGAGCCTCCGACGCCCAGCACGCGGCTGAGCACGCAGGGTGCCACCACCTCCCCGACGGCCCCGGCCGTCCGCCAGACCGAACTCCGTCGGCGGTGCCAGGCGGTGCGCGGCGAGCTGGACTGGATCGTGATGAAGGCCCTGGAAAAGGATCGTCGGCGGCGGTACGAGTCGGCCGGGGCCCTGGCGGACGACGTGCGCCGCCACCTGGACGGCGAGGCGGTCGAGGCGTGTCCCCCGTCGGCGCTGTACCAGTTCGGCAAGTTCGCCCACCGGCATCGGGCGGCCCTGGCCACGGTCCTGGTCGCAGCTTTGCTGTTGACCGTCGGGGCGATCGGCTCGGCGATCGCGGCCTACCACTTCAACCGGCTGGCGTCCTCGGAGACGCGGGCCCGGCTGGCCGCCGTGGAGGCCGGTCGCCGAGCCGATCGCGACGCCGCAGAGGCCGAGCTGGCCCGCTCGCTCGCCGATCACCGGGCGACCGAGGCCCAGGCGGTGGTCGACTTCCTCGTCATCGAGATGCTCGCCTCCGCGGCCCCGGAGCAGAACCAGGGCGAGGAGGTCACGGTCGCCGACGTCCTCGAACGGGCCGCCGATCGGGTCGGCGAGCAGTTCGCCGACCAGCCGCTCATCGAGGCGTCGATCCGCCACACCCTCGGGGTCACGTACGCCAGTCTCGGGCGCTACGCCGAGGCCGAGGCCCACATGACCCGGGCCGTCGCGTTGCGGAGGGAATTCCTCGGCGTCGAGCACGCCTCGACGATCTCCTCGTCGTTCTACCTCGCTTGGATTTACAAGGTCACGGGCCGGATCGCGACGGCCGTCGGGTCCTGCGAGGAGCTCCTCGCGCTCAGCCGTCGGATCCTGGGCGACGAGGACGAGGTGACGCTGTACGGGATGGATGTGCTCGCCGATTTGTACTTCGTGCTGCGTCGGTTCGACCGGATGAAGGACCTGCACGCGGAGGCCCTGGAAATCAAGCAGCGGACGCTCGGACCGGAGGACCCGAGCACACTGGTCTCGATGGAATCGCTGGCGAAGGCGCTCGCCTGGCTCGGGAACCATCAGGAGGCGATGCCCCTGTTCGAGACGGTGATCGCGGCCTATCGGCGGACGCGACCCAACCACCCGCACATGGAGACCGCGCTCGAAGACCTGGGCGACTCGCTGGCTCGTCAGGGCCGGGGCGAGGAGGCCGCGGCGGTGTACGGCGAGGCGGTCTCGTTAGCCCTCCGCCTCCTCGGCTACGAGCCTGAGCCCAGCCGGCGGATCGTCGATAAATACCTGGGAATCTGCCTGGACGACGAGGCGAGGCGCGAATTCCTGGGAGAGCAGGTCGCTCGTGCCCGCCACGAGGCCGGCCCGGGGAGCCCGGAATGCCTCCACTGGACGGGCATGCTCGCCAGGCATCACCTCGGCCGGGGCGAACTGGACGAGGCGCAGGCGTTCTTCGAACAACTCCTCCCCGGACTGCGAAGCCGCTACGGGCCGGGGGATCGCGACACGGTCGCCACGCTGGACGCCCTCGCGAGCATCGCCCGGCTCCGCGGAGACGCCGCTTGCCATCGCCAGCTGCTCGGTGAGGCATTCGAGGCCGAGCAAGCCATCGGCCCGGGCCGCCCCGAGACGGTCCGCGCGGCCGACCGCCTCGCCCGGGTGATGGCCGAGGATGGAGAGGAGGACGAGGCGATCGGCCTGCTCGATCGGGTCGAGGCGGATTGCGAGGCGACCCTCGGCCTCGCCGATCCGACGACGCTCGAGGCCATCCGCCGGCTCGTCTCCTTCCTGGACCACCACGACCGGGCCGACGAGGCCCTCGCACTCGCCGAATCGACCCGGGGTCGAGTCCTGGCGGAGCCGGGGCCCGATCCTCGGAGGGGCCTGGAATGGACGGCGTTCCTCGCCCGGATGCGACGCGATCGCGGCGATCTCGAAGGAGCCCTGGCCCTCACCCGTCGTCTCGTCGACGACCGTCGCCGCACCCTGGGGCCGGACGACCCAGAGACCTTCTACGCGACCCTGGACATCGCAGAGTTGCTGGGCGAGCTGGACAGGCAGCCGGAGCGGGAGGCGCTGCTCGAATCGCTCGTCGAAGCGAGCATGAACATGTACACCCCGGGAGATTGGCGGGTCCAGGTCGCGACGCTGGAATTCCTCACGCATTGCATCGGGCAGGGCAAGGTCGAGGAAGCCCGGGCGTTCGTCGACGAGCGGCTGGGGCCGCCCGGCCCTGAGGCCCGACGCTCCTGGAATGACCTCGCGTCCCTCCTCCACCTCCATGGCCATTGGGAGCCCGCCGTCGAGATCCTCGACGAGGTGTTCGCGGACGCCGCCGACCGGGAGGAATCCGCGAGCGCCTCCTGGCCCGGCCCGAGCGAACAGCAACTCATCCGCGCCTCGATCCTGCGCCGCCGGTTCGGGCAGTCTCCCGGCCCGGGAGGAACGTCCAGGCCGCCGGCAGTTCCGTTGACCATCGAGGCGCCGTATCGGGCGGAGTCGCCCGTGGCCGATGGGATGATCCGCCCCGGGGAGTACGGCCCGGCGGTCGAATGGACCGTGGAGACGAACGCGAACCCCGGCCGCATGGTCCGATGGCTCGACGCGAGCCCGAGGACGCGAGACGACCTGAGCGCGTCGGTCATGGCCGCCTATTCGGACAGATCGCTCTTCCTGGGAGTCCGGGTCTTCGATTCGGCCCTCGACATCGACCCCACGTCGGATTGGCCGCACTTCAACGATAGCGTCGAGGTCTATCTCGACGGCGATCGGGCCGCGAACGACCTGATCTGGAATGC